The genomic interval atattttttagaaaataatttaaaagacatTTCTTATTACTCTCTTCTAGTTAACAATTCACAGCTTCGTTATTTACAACTACAAAAGTCTTTAGAAAAGGTTGGCAATGCTTTTTTAAGATGCTTGTTGAAAAATAAGttcatggtaataaaaaaataaaatgcagacagCACCGACATGgccactaaaatatgttttctcaACAAAGAACGTTGAAGATCACGGACAGCATGTAGATATGGTCACGTTGATGCCCAAGTTCCCATTATCAGCAAACAGATGTGCAATTGCCGTATCAAAAACCAAGCAATCACTGTTCATGATGGCTGCTGCCACCCCATCGTGAATGGACCTTGGTGTGGCTTCCCATGTCAGACGCCTTCGGTTTCCATTAAGTTCAAGTCTGTAGGCAAAGTTTTCAGCCTGTTTCCTTGTGCCTATTAAAAGGACAATGGCAAAAAACTGCTGGTGCCCTTCATATTTCTCTTGTTTTTCCAGGACTAACATGAAGTGGTGACTGAAGCAGAACTGCATCATCACCCAGTCAACAGCCCCAGGCAAGTTAATGTCGGTTGCAAGGAAGACTATGTCCTCGCCCTGGAGGGTAGTGATGCTTTTATGGGCATGTGTGAGGTGGGGCATAACTGCTTCTAGTGAACCTTGCCATTTGCAGGAGGCTCCAGGACAGGGACAGGAGTAGGGACGATATTCACAGATGTCCTCGTGTTCAGGTTTTTCAGTATGGTGGAGAGACAAAGTGCACCCAGTGGAGGCATActatagggagaaaaaaaaaacataaaaagtgcatGAATATTGTTTccaaatatacaatttaatatatttatataattaaattaaaccAGTCGTCTGTCAAATATTAAATGTTAGAGGACCGCTGCAAGATTTTGCAAGGATATTTGTGCTTTGCTTTATCTTGAGTCACAAAGACATTGAAAGGACTAGTAAGAATCaataatcacatttttgtttttagatactCCTCAAATTTATATTTGCTAAGGATTAAATGTCacttaatgaaaacattttctgcacagATTAACAATCACTGGTCAGATCTGAAAATATCAGTACCCAGGTCATTATCCATTAACAATGCGCTTTTTAGAATCTATCCAACCCTGACCTTCA from Pyxicephalus adspersus chromosome 4, UCB_Pads_2.0, whole genome shotgun sequence carries:
- the SIAH2 gene encoding E3 ubiquitin-protein ligase SIAH2, with protein sequence MSRPSSAGPCANKPCGKQKPPLPPPPHTPSPAVPSTIPAASGPAAPTPSAAAAIPGPVSQQQHNELTSLFECPVCFDYVLPPILQCQAGHLVCNQCRQKLSCCPSCRASLTPSIRNLAMEKVASAVLFPCKYASTGCTLSLHHTEKPEHEDICEYRPYSCPCPGASCKWQGSLEAVMPHLTHAHKSITTLQGEDIVFLATDINLPGAVDWVMMQFCFSHHFMLVLEKQEKYEGHQQFFAIVLLIGTRKQAENFAYRLELNGNRRRLTWEATPRSIHDGVAAAIMNSDCLVFDTAIAHLFADNGNLGINVTISTCCP